One genomic window of Triplophysa rosa linkage group LG11, Trosa_1v2, whole genome shotgun sequence includes the following:
- the hspb9 gene encoding heat shock protein beta-9 — MQTEHLVRAQTSLQDTEEPLNAFGFPDEQKEEKMSQSFTKNFFMDDPFFTHSHFLWPRPILALSSFREDFLQRRAQLIQSLRNEIRDGLLKELSEDLHREFFQSLDDQCSSSEETKQNNKRDLSLTLDTQGFSPEDATVTISGERVEVMGAKQTEKEGSSSSTSTNADSQAQGFVQAVELPDHLDPATLTCSLGEDGLLHLESQESKEQMSEEHVIPIRFRTSLNFPIRKDSTNKKEDDAEKSN, encoded by the coding sequence ATGCAAACAGAGCATCTGGTGAGAGCACAAACAAGCCTTCAAGACACAGAAGAACCTCTAAACGCTTTTGGGTTCCCAGACgaacagaaagaagaaaaaatgtcCCAGTCTTTCACCAAGAACTTCTTCATGGATGACCCTTTCTTCACACACTCCCACTTTTTGTGGCCCAGACCCATCCTGGCTCTTTCTAGTTTCAGAGAGGACTTCCTCCAGCGTAGAGCTCAACTGATTCAGAGCCTCAGGAATGAGATCAGAGACGGCTTGCTAAAGGAACTGAGTGAGGATCTCCACAGAGAGTTCTTCCAGAGTCTAGATGATCAGTGCTCCTCTAGCGAAGAAACAAAGCAGAACAACAAGCGAGACCTGTCTCTTACTCTGGACACTCAGGGGTTCTCTCCAGAAGATGCCACTGTAACAATATCTGGGGAACGAGTGGAGGTCATGGGAGCCAAGCAGACAGAGAAAGAAGGTTCCTCTTCATCCACCAGCACTAATGCAGACTCACAGGCGCAGGGATTTGTTCAAGCTGTGGAGCTTCCTGATCACCTGGATCCAGCCACCTTGACCTGCTCACTTGGGGAAGATGGTCTCCTGCATTTAGAGTCACAAGAGTCCAAAGAGCAGATGTCAGAAGAGCACGTCATTCCCATTCGCTTCAGAACATCACTGAATTTCCCCATCAGGAAGGACAGCACAAACAAAAAGGAGGATGATGCTGAGAAATCAAACTAG